A genome region from Hemitrygon akajei chromosome 14, sHemAka1.3, whole genome shotgun sequence includes the following:
- the tbx3a gene encoding T-box transcription factor TBX3a produces MNLPMREPVIPGTSMAYHPFLPHRAPDFSMTAALGHQPPFFPALALPPSGAASLTLPGALNKPIVDQLVGAAEAGIAISAMGHQPSHLRPLKTLEPEEEVEDDPKVILEAKDLWDQFHKRGTEMVITKSGRRMFPPFKVRCTGLDKKAKYILLMDIVAADDCRYKFHNSRWMVAGKADPEMPKRMYIHPDSPATGEQWMSKVVTFHKLKLTNNISDKHGFTILNSMHKYQPRFHIVRANDILKLPYSTFRTYVFPETEFIAVTAYQNDKITQLKIDNNPFAKGFRDTGNGRREKRKQLAIQSLRVYEEQQKGSKENGTSDDSSNEQSTFKCFAQSASPAVSTPGTANLKGALQSDGEESDIDTKDDPIHGETDSEKLSTTSEQRKDERSAIKSHQRPSDTMSRIREHESARTDKSLADLQPSPTNTSSSTIVVNGEGSEIKSPVRNHQKGEESGALRKEAFSPLTVHTDSISHLNHGPLQNFAFSHNLSGQHFFTPLGAGHPLLLHPSHFAMGGAFPNMAAGMGHLLASMSASAGGIGSLDPLASSQQGLPGGSAAALPYHLQQHVLASQGLAMSPFGSLFPYPYTYMAAAAAASMPAGAPTSVASSIHRHPFLSAVRPRLRYSPYTFPVPGMDSSSLLTTTVPSMSTPGEAKVNSMATSPVSAGLDSGSELNSRSSTLSSGSVSLSPKQCSEKETSSELQNIQRLVSGLETKQDRSTRSGSP; encoded by the exons CTTACCTCACCGGGCACCGGACTTTTCCATGACTGCTGCGTTGGGACATCAGCCTCCGTTCTTCCCCGCGCTCGCCCTGCCGCCGAGCGGCGCGGCCTCACTAACACTCCCGGGCGCACTTAACAAGCCCATTGTGGATCAGCTTGTCGGCGCAGCTGAGGCTGGAATCGCTATATCGGCAATGGGCCACCAGCCTTCGCATCTGAGGCCTCTTAAGACTCTGGAGCCCGAGGAAGAAGTGGAAGACGACCCAAAAGTTATACTCGAAGCTAAAGATTTGTGGGATCAGTTTCACAAGCGTGGCACTGAAATGGTTATCACCAAATCGGGAAG GAGAATGTTCCCGCCATTTAAAGTTAGGTGCACGGGACTGGATAAGAAAGCCAAGTATATTTTGTTAATGGATATTGTGGCGGCAGATGACTGTAGATACAAATTCCACAACTCACGCTGGATGGTAGCTGGAAAAGCTGACCCTGAAATGCCAAAGCGAATGTACATTCACCCAGATAGCCCAGCTACTGGTGAGCAATGGATGTCTAAAGTCGTCACTTTTCACAAGCTGAAGCTGACAAACAACATTTCCGATAAACATGGATTT ACTATTTTGAATTCCATGCACAAGTACCAACCTAGGTTTCACATTGTTCGTGCGAACGACATTTTGAAACTTCCTTACAGTACTTTTCGGACATACGTTTTCCCTGAGACAGAATTTATAGCCGTAACTGCATATCAAAATGATAAG ATAACCCAGTTGAAAATCGACAACAACCCATTTGCCAAAGGCTTCCGTGACACGGGgaatgggaggagagagaaaag gAAACAGTTGGCAATCCAGTCACTGCGAGTTTACGAAGAACAGCAGAAAGGCTCCAAAGAGAACGGGACATCGGATGATTCCTCCAACGAGCAGTCCACCTTCAAATGCTTCGCTCAGTCCGCATCTCCCGCTGTTTCCACTCCGGGGACTGCCAACTTAAAAG GCGCTCTGCAGAGTGATGGGGAAGAAAGCGATATAGATACTAAAGATGATCCCATTCatggggagacagattctgaGAAACTGTCCACGACCTCCGAACAGCGAAAAGATGAGCGCAGTGCTATCAAATCGCATCAACGCCCCTCGGACACTATGAGCAGAATTAGAGAACATGAAAGCGCTAGGACTGATAAGAGTTTGGCGGATTTGCAGCCGAGCCCGACAAACACTTCCTCCAGCACTATAGTGGTTAATGGCGAAGGATCGGAGATCAAAAGCCCAGTCAGGAACCATCAGAAAGGAGAGGAATCCGGTGCGTTGAGAAAAGAGGCTTTTTCACCCCTAACCGTGCATACGGACAGCATCTCGCACCTGAACCACGGACCTTTACAAAACTTCGCCTTTTCTCACAATTTATCTGGTCAGCACTTCTTTACCCCATTGGGCGCAGGACATCCCCTTCTCTTGCACCCTAGCCATTTTGCTATGGGTGGGGCCTTCCCAAATATGGCAGCAGGTATGGGCCACCTTCTGGCCTCCATGTCAGCCTCCGCGGGCGGGATCGGCAGCTTGGACCCCCTAGCTTCTTCACAGCAGGGATTACCTGGAGGATCCGCGGCCGCTCTACCCTATCATCTCCAGCAGCACGTTCTGGCCTCTCAG GGTCTTGCGATGTCTCCTTTTGGTAGTCTTTTCCCTTATCCCTACACCTACATGGCGGCTGCGGCCGCTGCGTCCATGCCCGCTGGAGCTCCTACATCAGTTGCGTCGTCCATACATCGCCACCCGTTCCTCAGCGCCGTCCGTCCTCGCTTGAGGTATAGCCCTTACACCTTCCCCGTCCCCGGAATGGACAGCAGCAGTTTGCTGACTACCACCGTGCCATCAATGTCCACCCCAGGCGAGGCTAAAGTCAACAGCATGGCAACCAGTCCTGTGTCAGCGGGCCTCGACTCGGGCTCGGAGCTGAACAGCAGGTCCTCGACTCTCTCCTCGGGATCCGTCTCCCTGTCTCCGAAGCAGTGTTCAGAGAAAGAAACGTCCAGCGAGCTGCAGAACATCCAGCGTCTGGTCAGTGGACTGGAAACCAAACAGGATCGGTCGACCAGGAGCGGTTCCCCCTGA